The Apis cerana isolate GH-2021 linkage group LG2, AcerK_1.0, whole genome shotgun sequence genomic sequence taaatttccacTATGTCTAAATTCTTTACCACATACGGCACATTTATATGGTTTTATACCTGAATGAGTTCTTAAATGTGTTGATAAGTTTCCACTATGACTAAACATTTTTCCACATATTTGACAACCATAAGGTCTTTCACCAGAATGTGTCCTCATATGGATAGCTAAATTTCCACTATGGGTAAAACATTTCCCACATTGATTACATTTATAAGGCCGTTCTCCATTATGAGTTctcatatgtataaataaattacttttatgtccaaattctttaaaacatatttcacATTGacatttaagtttttttcctatatttaaTTCTGAAGAATTTTTAGATGGTCTTCCAGGACGATTAGATTTTGTAGGAGATATAGGCTCAGAAATTGTTACTAtttgatttacaaattttgttgattgtatattattgatttgagGAAATTGTGATTGTTCAGTTTTTTGAGTCATATCTATATGATGTCTTTGATTCATTTGATTCAAACTTTCTTCCTGATtaacttgaaaaattgtattattttgtatataatttttcatatatgctaatgaattattttcctaaaatatttaacatttatgatTAGTTtcttaatttagaatattgcataaattgtatgaatttatatttataattatttgaatttaataaattaataaatcaaataatgtataattttaaataaaattatatatttttaaatatttataatatttattgaaattataaaacccACTTcagtttgaaataaattacattgaccatggatttgattttttgaatgtATCTCATTAGATAACTGTGTATGATTCCAAAATTgtgataattcattatatttataatcttcttcaataaatgaatatttggaattatttggAGCATTAACTTTATCATCAGAGTTAACATCTTCTATTCTCATACATTCatgttttatttgtaaagGATGAAACATCTATACATGtacacatattaaaaaataattaaaattaataatattttatgttatttattaaaaataattagaagaattttaatttattaattgatttatcaaaataaaaaggcTATATTTCAAggagaagatatttttttaattagaaattcaaaattattaatattgaataattatttacaagacaaataaataaacatttaaaatttatataaaatacacgtacatttaaaaaaagatattttaaaagtaataatcacTGCGCTATAAGTTTCAATTCTTCATAGTTTAgtcaaaaaatcaattttaaaacaaacaacATGACTGACATACACTGTCACTTaaacacatttatttattacatgtaTCTTGTTCAAagaaatagttatttataaacatttttgtaaaatatcaatatatcaaataattaaagggctgttttattacattaaaaagttcaatttatttcataaataatgtaaattttttatatcaccaACAGTGCCATCTAGGAAAACTACTATCTTTTGGAGGGctaaattactaatttttgaattttattacctTTTACAcctaagtaaatattttaaatacttttaaatttaaaatagatttaatatatatattaaatctccgaacaaataatacaatcacataaaagataattttatataaaaaaataaattaaaaaaaaaataaaattttttcatttaagatttcaatttcaagtaaattaaaattaaaaatttttatataaaatttattataaaatcaataaaatataaaatatatgtaatatatgtgaataaaaaattaatatataaatatttataaatattaatatataaatcaagaaatcaatatatatatattcatatcatatatttataattttatttaaaatgtcttttatttttattaatttaatatttgattaaactataatttttaattacgtttataaaaataatatataaatagtatctttttttctttctctttatctacaatatcaaataagttataaaaatatttattctataaagaatattttaaaatgttaattattttatttttgttatttttattaaaaaaaaaagaatacatatgtgaaaatttatttaaaatttaataattttaattatatatttaattatataaataaattaataatatttataaatatattttttttttaatcaaatttaatctacTCACTTTCCGTATAGAGTGCGctatttattatcgtatttatCATCATTCACTTCAGgaattctattttgttttacaAACTTAGTAAGATCCTAGTAtcgtaaaattctatatatatatataaatctatatatatatatatatatatatatacatatatatatatatattttttttttatttgtgtaaaacaaaaacataaacacttgtatcgattaatttctatatatgaggaattattgatttttatgtgTTTCTtttgttatgaaaaataatgttacattaatattcttaaagaaaactaaaaatatgtaaaaatatatataaatttaagtagacaaaaattatattctatatacatatatataaataatatatatatagattttgaatattacatCTCCTATAAttgtgcaaaaatataaattgaaatacaactttgttaattaataactattaaatcCAATTATGTTGT encodes the following:
- the LOC107996713 gene encoding zinc finger protein 32-like, whose amino-acid sequence is MFHPLQIKHECMRIEDVNSDDKVNAPNNSKYSFIEEDYKYNELSQFWNHTQLSNEIHSKNQIHGQCNLFQTEENNSLAYMKNYIQNNTIFQVNQEESLNQMNQRHHIDMTQKTEQSQFPQINNIQSTKFVNQIVTISEPISPTKSNRPGRPSKNSSELNIGKKLKCQCEICFKEFGHKSNLFIHMRTHNGERPYKCNQCGKCFTHSGNLAIHMRTHSGERPYGCQICGKMFSHSGNLSTHLRTHSGIKPYKCAVCGKEFRHSGNLSIHERIHSGIKPFQCKVCGKDFYHSGNLTTHMKKHIININTNINQYDNEKQEMSGVVNLNTTRSSFNNLPLTQTTDIKIMSNINNIVPIKNESNDE